The DNA segment AGAAAGGATACGTATCATTAGGGAATGTTTGTTGTCAAGGGTTAAGCCAGATATGCTTCCAGAGTTGTCAACTCTATGATCTAATGCATTGATATGCTTTGGACTTCGAGATGACGATTTATACCTTTTATAGTTTTCTGCTGTTTCCCTGGTGGTTGCTCTCTTGCTGTGACCCACTTTATCTTCCATAATTTGGGCACTTCGTGACTTTCATCTCATGATCTTGACATTCACAGTATCTAATAAGTCATCTTCTTATTATTTTAGAGGTTGGCGAATCAGTGCTCACATTAAAGGGTCCCCAGGGAAGAATCAATAGAGCTGTGTGGGGACCCCTGAATAGAACAATCATAAGTGCCGGTGAAGATGCTGTAATACGTATCTGGGATGTTGAGGTACGTTGGTGCATTTCAGCATCATGGAAAAATATGCTGGCAATATGTGAAGTTCAAAAGATAATTTGTCTTATTACTCtagatattttatttaaattttttgaaCAGTTAGGTTCTTTGGTCAGGTAGGCCTGCTTTTGCTCTATTTACATTGCACTGCCtgcttttttgttttgtttttcttttttaaattttatttagttttgagccgagggtctatcggaaacagcctctccaCCCCatcgggtagaggtaaggtctgcgtacacactacgctccccagaccccacttgtgggactatactgggtcgttgttgttgttgttttaagaTAGTTCTGGCTGTTTGTAAGCTATTGTAGTGGTCTGATGGTCTTTCAAAATCTGCAGACAGGAAAGATACTGAAGGAGTCTGACAAGGAAGTTGGTCATAAAAAGGGTATTACATCGCTACAAAAGTCAGTAGATGGTTCGCACTTCATTACTGGTTCCCTTGATAAATCTGCAAAGGTAGCTCCTTATAGCCCTTGGAAGTATGGCCAGTGTTTCATTCTAAGTTCTTGCAACTCACTGGCAATATacttccattttttatttttagcttTGCACGCCCAAATTAcactttgtttctttcttttcataGTTCCTCTTAGTTACTAATCTCTCTGCTGATTTTCCAGCTTTGGGACATCAGAACTTTAACTCTTATCAAGAACTATACAACTGAACGACCAGTGAATGCTGTCACAATGTCGCCGCTTCTTAATCATGTATGTATTGACACACTCCTTAACTAATACATTGAATGGTTCTACTGTACAAATATCTGTTGTCCCTATGTAGCGTGCTTTGTTGTGCGACGTGTTAAAATTTTCAAATATTCATGTAGTTATCCTGCATCTTTGAAGATAATGTCTGCCAATTGCAGCTCACTTTATGTTAATAGTCAGTGTTCTAAGTCTTTTATGGAGTCTTTTAAGCTCAAATACAATTTTTGGGTGGAGAGTTACAAGTCCACTATCACAAGAGAATGGATAATCTGTTTATCCTGCTGTAGATCTTTAATCCTGGATATTTCTCTTGTGATATCACTGATTAAAAAATActcacaaaaaacaaaaatggatgTCTCAATTTGCACCGGTTTGCTTTTGCTTGTCTAAAAATTTGGTACCATGTTTGTACAAGCAACAGTTTCTCCGATGGCTTCTGTAATATTTCTTAAAGTATCTTTCTAATCTAATGCTCCTCATTGTCTATAGGTGGTTTTGGGAGGTGGTCAGGATGCTTCAGCTGTCACAACTACTGATCACCGTGCTGGAAAGTTTGAGGCCAAATTCTATGACAAGGTAAGCAGAGATGCTCTTAGTGTTAGGAATGATCTCCCCCACCCCGATAAAGAGAAAAAGGAGAAAGGGTGAGTTTTATTCGGTTTCGTAACATTTCGGAGTGTTTGTAATTTCTATCTGGAAATGCATCAGATTCTTCAACAAGAGATAGGAGGCGTTAAAGGGCATTTTGGACCAATAAATGCTTTAGCTTTCAATCCTGACGGGAAAAGGTAACTGATCATTCCATGTTCTTGCATCTCATATGTGGATGTGCTCACGTACTTGTGCCCATTTTTTAAGTTGACTTGGAATCACGTGTTCTAGATTTTTAATGCAATACTTTTTCTAAAAATTGTGTTCTTGCCTTTTTCTTTATGGGGTTTTTAAGATATCTTTTCTCGTCTTCTCGGTTCTTTTTGTATTACTGCTACCTCCATATGCCAAAGATGAAGTTGTGCTTTTCAAGAATTAAGTTTAATAAGAATGATAGTGGTTCCTAATCAGTTTTTCTTTGAATCGCATGTATATGGAAAAGTAATGATGAATGAATAAAAAGGTTCCTGTTCAAGAAAAAGGGGGACTTTTCTTAGGACAGCTTGGAAATTTAGGCAACCATTTTTGGACTAGAAGAGTGAAATTTTTTGTTTCAATGTGCCAACTGCCTGTTGGTGCCAGTGTGGCAGTCCTTGATGATTCTCTTTATTTTCTCTCCTTGGACGAAGTAATGAGTTTTGGATCCTTTCAACTAAAAGgtgaaaagaggaaaagaaagacaTCATATTTGATTGGAACTCACTTTTGTTAGGACCATGGTTCCTAATTTTATATTAGGTTAAAATTGAGTTAATTCAATTGTTTTTGCGATCATCTACTTTATATAAAAGCAGTTAGATTTGGATTTGTGTTTGCTTCCATGTTGTACTCTCTGTTCCCCTTTCTTATTTTGATCCTTTTTAATTTTCCTTGAAGTGCTTTTAAGATTTATTTTGATTGAAAAAAAGTTCAGATATTTGTCAGGGACCTTTGCAGTTTTGTTAGAGATTTGTATGTCAGTGTATGGTACTAAGTTTAGTGAATCTCTAGTTTAGACTACCTGTAATTTGTTTTACAAGAAAAATTATTTAGTATTCTAGTGAAATTGGCCTGAATAAAGCTGAACAAATAAAGAGAATTCATGTAATTGATTCTAACTAGTTTGAAATTGAGGTGTAACTGAAAGCACATATTAAGATAAGCTTACAGTAAGGCGAAATCTTGTGTTTGGTGGGGTTTGCAAATTTGATGCCTCCTGTCTTTTGGTAGGAGTTTTTGTATGGTAGGAGTATTATCAAGGAAACTCTAGTTGATGTTTGGTGACTGCATTGTGGTGGGGTTTTGAAAATCTGATGCCCCTGTTGCTATTGTTCGATGCTCGGAGTTTAAAATTTTCATGGTGTATAAATTACTGAGAACTTATGTTGGTGGATGTGTCGAACGGAGCTAAGTTGTCCATGTGATAACGCAGTGCGAATGGTTCTTAGGAACTCCAAAACTCAATCTTGTTTTCTCCAATGTTGGAGAGAGCACAATGGACATTGTTTCCATTAATATCTATTTGATCTTCAGCAAGTTGGTGAAGTGTAGTGCTGCATGAGAAAAGTAATGGAGCAAGTAGTTGTCTTTGGTATTTTTTTagttttggttggtttgtcaCGTCTTTTCTCAGCTGTGGACATTGATAACAAGCGGTGAGCTTGTGGCATCTCTCTTTCCTCACTTTGCAACTTTTAGTATCTCGTAGCTACATCATGCCTGGTGCAAGAATATAGGCTCAAGCATAGTGGACTAGAGTTCTTGACGTTAGCATTTTTTTTGTGCACAACACAAACATATATATCATTTCTCTTGTAGCTTCAAGCTCAACAAGTGCATGTGCGTACTTCTCTTCCATGATCACTAGTGGGTGTCCATCTTATGTTTGATTGGGGTGAGGAGATGATGGGTCGAAAGAGGTGAAGTGAGTGAAGAAGGGTAGAGGTGAAGGAAGTAAAAGATACATAGGAAGGCCATAAAAATGGATCTTTGTTTGATGTTGGACAGATCTTGAAAGAGGTTTCATGTTGTAAAAGAAACACATACACTAGAATATAGAACACTATGTGGGATGATACTGGGGGTATGTTGTTGTTTACACTAGAATCTAGTACAGAAACACAAATGTTTTTTGAGTTCAGAGTAGAACCTCTTTCAGCTTCCTTCCCCTTTTTTGGATAAGGAAAAAAGGATAGGAAAGTGAGGTACTATTCTGGTCCCGAAACGTGTCTGTCACTGTTTACCATCAATCAATTGCATCCTTGAGGATTACAACTTCAATTGGTTAATAAAAACTGAAGCTCAAAATGAGATAGGAGAACATACTACTGCGACCATTATTCTATTGTAGACATTTGAAATCTGCTATGAAAAGAACAATAAAATATGCAGACAGCTCCTTTGAACTTCCTCCTTTGCAGTTGCATCCTAAACCTTGTGGTAGGAAAAATGATATCTTGATGTCATTCTCAGAGGTTCATGTCATGGTCCAGCAAACATGTCTTTATTGTTGTCCTGATCTTATCTTTTATCTGATGTCCGCTAACGCCCCAATGTGTGCTATGCTGCTTTCCGCTTTCATTTTGTCATGTTAAAATGTGTTGTTTCTAATTACCTGTTATATCCTCGTTTACTTCTAGATGGTATAATGTTGATCAATTTCCATGTATTGAAGTATGTTTTAAGCCTTTGTGATGACCAGGTTAATTGATTCTTCCATCTTGAGTGTCATGTGAACTCCCTATTTCATTTTGCAGTTTCTCAagtggtggtgaagatggatatGTGAGATTGCATCATTTTGACCATGATTACTTCAATATCAAGATTTAGATTTTGATAAGGTAGGTTTTGGGCAGTTGAGCTTTTTTGGTGTCCAGTAGAGAAGAATGGTGCTTATTGATGTTTCTCTGGAAACATCTTTTAGATTATGTCCAATGAATTTCTTGTATACTGTTATTGTTGCAAGCTATGTTTTTCAGGTTGGAGAAAATAACATTTTCTTTATGGATAAGTTAAGCAAACATATTTTTGTTGGGTTATTCGAGGGGCAATTTTTTCAAGGTTACACTTGCAACTACACAGCTAGGAGGGATCTGTTTATGAAAAATTTCAACCTCAGCAAAATGTCTGAGTTTGCATGATTTAGCTTTATCCCACACTTAACTAAATAGGAACTCTTTATGtagcttttctcttctttttctgcTCCTTTGGTCTACAGCATTTGTTTAGGGTGTAACTTTTATTACTCTTCTCGAGGTCCCCTATTGTTGTGCTTGATATTTCAAAAGTTGGAGATGATGTCCCAAATTCCTTCCCGGTTTTAAGATACCGTTGCATCGATACTTTTCTGATGAATGGAGCATATCCATCTTTACTCTTTTATTTaaaaatttgttttctttcatattaAAGATCTTTCGTTGGTTATTTGTTTATTGTTATGATCATTAAGTCTGAGTAATATTGGAATATATATGAATAAAAGATTGCTGTGAATTTATGCAGCAAATAATGGTCATGTAACGGTGGAATTACTCACAAAAACGTGTTCGTGAATTATAGGTTTGTCCGTTGGTCAATTCTTGTTAAACATCTTGGCATCTACCAAATTATCATAGCTGCAAGCGACCAGACGAGACTGAATTTTTGTTTTAAGTGACCAGAGAAACCTGAAGAACAGAAACAAATAAGAATTGAAACCGAAAAATCTAattatatgttttgattgattTTAAAACTGATATACTAGGAGCCTGTTTGAACATAcacaatttttcctttttttctaattttttttttgaaaacaatgttTGGTTATTCTATTCTTACCAATTTTTCCTCTTTCACTTAAAAATCTAAATTTGAAAAATTGGTCCTCACCACTTTTTCAATTGACAATGATAATTTGCTAGTTTTTAGTTTTACAAATTTACTCtatattttaaaaattttaaagtgACCCATCAGTCTTTATCTTTGGCGACTAATGATGGAACATCAGTCCTAGTTGATACTTAAACTCTGCCTATTGAAAGTTTGATTATATGGTTATGAGAAATATATGGCTATGCTTGCTTTTGCACCTTCTCTGTGTGTTGGTAGAATTAGAAAATGTGATATTAATTTTGTATCTTCCGTGTATTGCAGTAAAGCAGAATATGATAACAATTAAACAATAGcattttgattgtttatttcaaGTAAGATAATCGAATTGTggtggttttgatattttttacaaattgtgGGGTATAAATCATGtttcatagttttgaaaaaaaaagacatCCAAATATGTTGCAAAAATTATAACCAAACACAACTTCAtcttcaattcaaattttagtgaaattctaaatttaatttttttttttggaattcatgtccaaacgcctactaggATTCGATTATTTTAAGGTAAAAACTCAAAATCCTAAGCTAACTCCTAACTTGAGGTTTATCTAGTCTAGCTCTCAATTCAAATCATTTCCCAATTTAATTGAAAAAGTCGTCCCACTCCAGCTATAACCGTGTACAACTTTTGAAAGCCCTTGTCACAAACTCAACCGCAGTAGAGTTTCTGCAAATATAGCAGCGTAAAGGGTGTGCTTCTGCATAAGCATGTTAGCATCAAATAGATGAGGAACAAAAATAAGACACCATTCACCTGAATATCTGTTAGCATAGATAAGAAACTAAAATAAGACAGCATTGGCGATCAGTCCAAATACTGTGTATCAAGCACCTATTAGTGCCTAACTGGATGATACCAAAACCCGGGTTAAGAGCATTTACATAAAATCAGATCTCGGGTGTACAGATATTACCCACTAAAATATATTCACAGGAAGGGGTGTGCATCTAACAGAGAATCTTGTATTCCTAGTGCCTTGAGAGCAAAGAATGCTTGATAAAATTCCCATTGGTTAATCTACAAATGCAGATCATCTAACAAGTTACTTCTACATGCTAATTCCCCTTCATCCAAGGGTGTAAGACGTATCCTTTTCACATTGTGTTGAGCATCTGCTTCTGAGCCAGGACCACTACCAATGAGCAGCAAACGTTTACAGGCAAGGTTTCCATTCCCATGGATATCATATAGGTTTTCCTGGCAAGAGGTGACAGGACCAGTATCACTGTTATCATGTGTCTCGGCAGAGCATTGTGCCAAAGTGATGTCCAGCAGCTCGCCAGAAGCGGCTTCGCCATCAACCAAACAGTCAATATTATTGACAGATGCAGATTTTGGATGATTAATTTTGTCATCTGAATTCATGTTTTGATCTACTCTGCATGGTTCTACAACCTCAACTTCCAATGGATTTTCAGAATCGTGGACTGAAGTAGTTGGTGATGAGTCTTCCTCGTCCACAGCTTCGACAACTGACACTCCAGGTATCCAGGAAGCTTCAGCAGTCAGAGACCCGGATGAATAGGATAAAGCACAGGGTTCAGATCCACTACCACCCAGATGTTGGAGACCAGTCTCAGTTGATGCATACACAAGGTGCTCTCTAGCTTCTACCTCTTCCTGTTTCAAAAAGATCAACAACTTTGTGACTTCTAGCAGAGTTTCAACACAATAATACTAATTCAATGTGATTTATGGATATAATGCATATAAAATAGAATCAGACCCTTTAGAAAAGTGGAATGATACAACCAAAATCAGTCCATCAGAGATCCAACTTAGATTGGACAACTAGCTAATATCCAAGCAAAAATAAAGCAAGCAGGAGCGGTCAACAAGATGCATTGTAGATTACTCCTTTGATGTCCAAAAGGTGAATCAGTATCATAAATGACCATGATAACAGAACACCGTCCATTTTTAAGGAATTCTCAGAAAAGGGAATCTTTGCAAAAGTTTTATATAAAGACTTGCATTATATATATCTCTCATCCAAGCACGTGTTCAAAAGTAATTCCAAAACTAACACTAAGATTCTTACATACATAAGAAACGATGTCAGGTTGCAAGGCTTAAAAAATAATTCTGATGCCTGTATGATTAACAGAGCTTCCGTTCACCTGCCATCACCTCTCTGTTCCTCGCTTGCACAGCTGTttctccctctccctctccctcCCTCCCCCTTCTCCctccctccctctctctctctctctctctctctctcacacacacacacacacacacacaatttcTCTCTCACCCACACAGACAAAAACTCAATCAATGGATTCAAGTGCATCTAGGAAGCATTTTTTAAAGCATTCAATCATTATGTTAATGTGTCCTCTAGCTACAGGCGTATCATTTAATGAAAGAGAGGGGCTTGAGGGGAAGAGCTGCAACTTTGAAGAGCTGGTGTTGGTGAGGGTAAATATGGGCCATTAGGAAAATTGGCTTGGGGGCTTGCAAGGGAGAATCAAAAGAACTGACATTTAACATTTCAATTTGCTATTGTGACATGGAAGGCATGATAGTGACAATATAACTGTTAGTTTTGAGATAAGTTTCTGAAAAAATGTCAGTTGGAACTCGGAATCACAGAAAAAATCCTGGAATTTTTTGATAATATCAACTCCAATTTTAACCTTTACGCTGTTTTTGAGACAAACAATTTGTGTTATCAACTTTtaccatttcaaaaaaaaaatgttgacaGTTATCAAGTTATTTAAAGCATAAATTGTACAAAGATAAGTTCATTCAAAAGTACCAAAAGATGGCTAAATCACTGGCGCTATTGGAATTGCTGAAAATGGACTCACTCAATTTTACTGTACCTCATCCCACTATGATGGATCCAATTTTCTTTACAAGGAGTTGCACATTATTTCTTTTTGGTGATATTATCATTTTACTGAATTTTGCTGCAAGTGTTTAAACTAATAGTTTTAAATGCCACACatcaaatttgaaaaaaaatcaagtaATTATTCAGCCGCGCATAAAAGCAGGTGTTGCTAAGGCCATTTATACACGCACCAGCCCCTAACTCTTGGTATAACATAGGTTAGGTCGTTCGTCTTGCTAAACCGGCAATATAGTGCAGGCACCACGTACACCTCAATGCCCATAACTTGTTCTTAGAGAAGACAACATTAGACAATAATGCATATGACAAGCGACACTAATCGTTAAGGAAAGTTTAGATGAATATATAAGAATATCAGGACAGGAAATTAGAACTTTAGTAGAAGAATAAGTCACCAATTGAATTAGAATCTTCATctgaattaaaaaatttaaaaatgattTTTGAGCTTGTTTGACATCGCTTTTACTTCATATGTTTCAATTAATTGAATTTTCAATGCCTTCT comes from the Nicotiana sylvestris chromosome 4, ASM39365v2, whole genome shotgun sequence genome and includes:
- the LOC104227179 gene encoding eukaryotic translation initiation factor 3 subunit I-like, encoding MRPILMKGHERPLTFLKYNRDGDLLFSCAKDHTPTVWFADNGERLGTYRGHNGAVWCCDVSRDSARLITGSADQSAKLWDVQTGTQLFTFNFDSPARSVDFSVGDKLAVITTDPFMGLPSAIHVKRISKDPSDQVGESVLTLKGPQGRINRAVWGPLNRTIISAGEDAVIRIWDVETGKILKESDKEVGHKKGITSLQKSVDGSHFITGSLDKSAKLWDIRTLTLIKNYTTERPVNAVTMSPLLNHVVLGGGQDASAVTTTDHRAGKFEAKFYDKILQQEIGGVKGHFGPINALAFNPDGKSFSSGGEDGYVRLHHFDHDYFNIKI